A stretch of Spirosoma oryzicola DNA encodes these proteins:
- a CDS encoding zinc ribbon domain-containing protein, whose product MELTIAQKLDALLKLQSLDSQLDELIKIRGGLPEEVRDLEDDIAGFETRIGKFQAEIKTLEEDIERNRIAKKDAEKLITKYKDQQMNVRNNREFDAISKEIELQSLEIELAEKRINEAQFRVRGKEEEIKTTTAALNERKEDLKAKKQELDQITSESQEEEKAIIDQRDEQATTIEPRLLNSYNKIRGNALNGLAVVMVKRGACGGCFNVVPPQRQADIKDKKKIIVCEHCGRIFADVEGVPEPAPVGRGR is encoded by the coding sequence ATGGAACTGACGATTGCGCAAAAATTAGACGCTCTTCTTAAACTGCAATCCCTTGACTCTCAGCTAGACGAACTCATCAAAATTCGTGGCGGTCTGCCCGAAGAGGTGCGTGATCTGGAAGATGATATAGCCGGATTCGAAACGCGAATAGGCAAGTTTCAGGCTGAAATCAAGACGCTGGAAGAAGATATCGAGCGCAACCGGATTGCCAAAAAAGACGCTGAGAAGCTGATCACCAAATACAAGGATCAGCAGATGAACGTTCGCAATAACCGCGAGTTCGACGCGATTTCGAAAGAGATCGAGTTGCAATCGCTCGAAATCGAACTAGCCGAAAAGCGAATCAACGAAGCTCAATTCCGCGTGCGGGGTAAGGAAGAGGAGATTAAAACGACGACGGCTGCGCTCAACGAACGGAAAGAAGATCTGAAAGCGAAAAAGCAGGAGCTGGACCAGATTACGTCGGAAAGCCAGGAAGAAGAAAAAGCGATTATCGACCAACGCGACGAGCAGGCGACCACGATTGAGCCGCGCTTGTTGAACTCGTACAATAAAATTCGGGGCAACGCGCTGAACGGCCTTGCGGTCGTTATGGTGAAACGGGGCGCTTGCGGTGGTTGCTTCAACGTGGTTCCACCACAACGTCAGGCCGACATCAAAGACAAAAAGAAAATTATCGTCTGCGAACACTGCGGACGGATTTTTGCCGATGTCGAAGGTGTTCCCGAACCCGCTCCGGTTGGACGTGGTCGCTAG
- a CDS encoding VRR-NUC domain-containing protein, whose protein sequence is MVGRQKVILTPRYYLDNFRYVLDFVKRLYGNLLNDSEWDFIRRFEALSLDAQCLYVRFSNRKGLFFRINKLQYNEITDLPAAVGELITNGFLERLSVHHEIMGDEALGVFTKSELIDLLPLEPEEIKPLGKEKKEGVVRYALQELDFGEVVTSLTTRETVVKMNFEAEGMMVKYLFFGNRGSNMTEFVVRDLGMVNFERYDESKLTARFRTRKEVEDKLLISLTNEEFYELKEAETPAEDIYNWFLNWNETRPELTEIAIPGYQKLVVRVGAYLERQKLPEQALAVYELSDRVPARERRVRLLFKNGSVDEALALCDEIAVNPLNAEERYFANDFREKILGIGEKKRPRKATTRFLSDAESVNIPAAYRHHVEAGVMNYYLEQGYDAAFTENYPWRGLFGLVFWDIIYDANVQAIHHPLQRAPSDFYLPDFYHKREELLKKRLAELATKDDWRRHTGRMFNAKYGITNVLVDWSDELLTLVQRIIELLDVEQLRLILLEMSRNVREHTRGFPDLLVWNEQGQYDFVEVKSPTDHLGPQQLHWLEFFQTIGVHGKVVRVIWEL, encoded by the coding sequence ATGGTTGGACGCCAGAAAGTTATTCTTACGCCCCGGTACTACCTCGACAATTTCCGCTATGTGCTGGACTTTGTCAAACGGTTATACGGCAACTTGCTGAACGACTCCGAATGGGATTTTATCCGACGATTCGAAGCGCTGAGTCTTGATGCGCAATGCCTGTACGTACGATTCAGTAACCGCAAAGGACTCTTTTTCCGTATTAACAAGCTACAGTATAACGAAATTACTGACTTACCGGCGGCTGTTGGTGAATTGATAACGAACGGATTTCTCGAACGACTGTCGGTTCATCACGAGATTATGGGCGACGAAGCGCTGGGCGTCTTTACCAAATCTGAGCTGATTGACCTATTGCCACTTGAACCCGAAGAGATCAAGCCGCTGGGGAAAGAAAAAAAGGAGGGAGTCGTTCGGTACGCACTGCAAGAGCTTGATTTTGGCGAAGTTGTCACCAGTTTGACCACCCGCGAAACGGTAGTCAAGATGAACTTCGAAGCCGAAGGAATGATGGTGAAATACCTGTTTTTTGGTAACCGAGGCAGTAACATGACCGAGTTTGTGGTGCGCGATCTGGGTATGGTCAATTTTGAACGGTACGATGAAAGTAAGCTAACGGCCCGCTTCCGTACCCGTAAAGAAGTCGAAGACAAGCTGCTTATCTCGCTGACCAACGAGGAGTTTTACGAGCTTAAAGAAGCCGAAACCCCCGCCGAAGATATTTATAACTGGTTCCTCAACTGGAACGAGACCCGCCCTGAACTGACCGAGATCGCCATACCGGGGTATCAGAAGCTGGTGGTTCGCGTGGGCGCGTATCTCGAACGGCAGAAGTTACCGGAACAGGCGCTCGCGGTCTACGAACTGTCTGACCGTGTACCTGCGCGCGAACGGCGGGTGCGGCTACTCTTTAAAAACGGTTCGGTAGACGAAGCGCTGGCGCTCTGCGACGAAATTGCGGTGAACCCGTTGAATGCCGAAGAACGCTATTTTGCCAACGACTTCCGCGAGAAAATTCTGGGCATTGGCGAAAAGAAACGTCCCCGAAAAGCGACTACCCGCTTCTTGTCCGACGCCGAAAGCGTGAACATACCGGCGGCTTACCGGCATCACGTCGAAGCTGGGGTGATGAACTACTATCTGGAGCAGGGGTACGATGCCGCGTTTACCGAAAATTACCCGTGGCGGGGTCTGTTTGGTCTGGTTTTCTGGGATATTATTTACGACGCTAACGTACAGGCAATCCATCATCCGCTCCAACGGGCTCCGTCTGATTTTTACCTGCCCGATTTTTACCACAAACGGGAAGAGCTGCTGAAAAAACGACTCGCCGAATTGGCCACGAAAGACGACTGGCGACGCCACACGGGTCGGATGTTCAACGCTAAGTACGGCATTACGAACGTACTGGTCGATTGGTCGGACGAACTGTTGACGCTGGTGCAGCGAATCATTGAGTTGCTGGATGTCGAGCAATTGCGGCTGATCTTGCTGGAAATGTCGCGGAACGTGCGTGAACATACGCGGGGGTTCCCTGATCTGCTGGTCTGGAACGAGCAGGGACAGTATGATTTTGTCGAGGTTAAATCACCGACCGACCATCTCGGCCCGCAGCAGTTGCACTGGCTGGAATTTTTTCAGACGATTGGCGTCCACGGAAAAGTGGTGCGGGTCATTTGGGAATTGTAG
- a CDS encoding SDR family oxidoreductase, protein MSKVILITGASTGLGESIATYLVQRGHTVYGTSRQTDLSDKPFRMLTMDVDSADSIQKAVERILTQEKRIDVLINNAGLGIAYPVELLSLDDVQRVFDTNVMGIIRMVQAVLPSMRQQRSGLLINISSIAAEAGLPYRGAYSASKAAVERLTEALRLELAPFGIQACSIQPGGTRTDINKNRLRASLPEGNAYKATFERTYELIDQSVSEGIDPAVFGPLVEKIINSAQAARLYRVGKRIEKLSVLLKQILPTAIYERMIRNHYEM, encoded by the coding sequence ATGTCAAAAGTTATTTTAATTACGGGTGCCTCGACGGGGCTGGGGGAGTCAATCGCTACTTATCTGGTTCAGCGTGGACACACCGTATACGGTACGTCTCGTCAAACAGACTTGTCGGATAAACCCTTTCGTATGCTGACGATGGATGTGGACAGTGCGGACAGCATCCAAAAGGCAGTTGAGCGGATCTTGACGCAGGAAAAGCGGATCGATGTGTTGATTAACAATGCGGGCTTAGGCATTGCTTATCCCGTCGAACTGTTGTCGCTTGACGATGTACAGCGGGTATTTGACACCAATGTGATGGGAATCATTCGGATGGTGCAGGCCGTACTGCCTTCCATGCGTCAACAACGGTCGGGTTTACTGATCAATATCAGTTCGATAGCGGCTGAGGCTGGTTTGCCTTACCGAGGGGCTTACAGTGCCAGTAAAGCCGCTGTTGAGCGGTTGACCGAAGCCCTGCGGTTAGAGTTGGCCCCGTTTGGCATACAGGCTTGTTCGATCCAGCCGGGGGGTACGCGCACCGACATCAACAAAAACAGGTTACGGGCGTCGCTACCCGAAGGGAATGCCTATAAAGCAACGTTTGAGCGAACCTACGAACTAATCGACCAGAGCGTGAGCGAAGGCATTGATCCAGCCGTGTTTGGGCCTTTAGTCGAAAAGATCATCAACTCGGCCCAGGCCGCGCGGCTCTACCGGGTCGGTAAACGAATCGAAAAGCTTTCCGTTTTGTTAAAGCAGATTTTGCCAACTGCTATCTACGAACGCATGATCCGTAATCATTACGAAATGTAA
- a CDS encoding sugar phosphate isomerase/epimerase family protein, producing the protein MQRRSFLKQSGLLAAGAVAFSQADLFANAPAKAINPFGVQLYSVRDVLPSDPKGIMTQLAQMGYKQFESFGGAKGFLWGMEPKEIKSFLDGLGVKMISTHFNYRGQADKPDELKKSIEMAHDAGLTYLLCPYIGPQKSFDDWKKIADEFNTVGEQVNKAGLKFGYHNHDYSFKPIDGKLPQEYLLENTDPKNVMFELDLCWIDVAGVDTAAHLKKYGKRYELCHIKDYKKEGGKPVQNDLGKGSVDFKKTLRVAMDSGIKYFIVEQEEYPESPMVSMKNDAEYMKKLTV; encoded by the coding sequence ATGCAAAGACGGAGTTTCCTTAAACAGTCTGGCCTGCTCGCTGCCGGAGCTGTTGCCTTTTCACAAGCCGACCTGTTCGCAAATGCACCCGCCAAGGCAATTAACCCATTTGGCGTGCAGCTGTACAGCGTTCGGGATGTGCTGCCCAGTGATCCCAAAGGAATAATGACCCAACTAGCCCAGATGGGTTATAAACAATTTGAGAGTTTTGGTGGGGCAAAAGGATTTCTGTGGGGCATGGAACCCAAAGAAATTAAATCGTTCCTGGACGGCTTGGGGGTAAAAATGATCAGTACTCACTTCAATTACCGGGGCCAGGCCGATAAGCCCGATGAACTCAAGAAGAGTATTGAAATGGCGCACGATGCCGGGTTGACGTACCTGCTGTGCCCTTACATTGGCCCACAAAAATCGTTTGATGACTGGAAAAAGATTGCCGACGAATTCAATACCGTCGGGGAGCAGGTCAACAAAGCGGGTCTGAAATTTGGGTATCACAACCACGATTACTCGTTCAAACCAATCGACGGCAAGCTCCCACAGGAATACTTGCTGGAAAATACCGATCCCAAGAACGTGATGTTTGAGTTGGATCTGTGCTGGATTGATGTCGCTGGTGTCGATACGGCGGCTCACCTGAAAAAATACGGCAAACGCTACGAACTCTGTCACATCAAAGATTATAAGAAAGAAGGCGGCAAGCCGGTTCAGAATGATCTGGGCAAGGGAAGCGTTGACTTCAAAAAGACCCTGCGTGTGGCGATGGACAGCGGTATTAAGTATTTCATTGTCGAGCAGGAAGAATATCCTGAATCGCCGATGGTGAGCATGAAAAATGATGCTGAGTATATGAAGAAATTGACGGTGTAA
- the lptB gene encoding LPS export ABC transporter ATP-binding protein gives MILRTENLIKKYGSRLVNNNVSYQVETGEIVGLLGPNGAGKTTSFYMAVGLVKPNSGKVFIDDKDVTDLPMYKRARLGLGYLAQEASVFRDLTVEENVLAVLEMSDIPKNQRKEKVEELLNEFSLTHVRKNKGKVLSGGERRRTEIARALAVDPKFILLDEPFAGVDPIAVEDIQSIVAKLKHRNIGILITDHNVNETLSITDRAYLLFEGKILKQGSAEDLANDEQVRRLYLGQHFELKRKI, from the coding sequence ATGATTCTGAGAACTGAAAACTTAATAAAAAAATACGGGTCGCGTCTAGTCAACAACAACGTATCCTACCAGGTCGAGACGGGCGAAATTGTAGGCTTGCTCGGTCCGAACGGTGCGGGTAAAACCACATCATTCTACATGGCCGTTGGTCTGGTCAAACCCAACAGCGGCAAAGTTTTTATTGATGACAAAGACGTAACCGACCTGCCCATGTACAAACGGGCCCGCCTGGGCCTAGGCTATCTGGCGCAGGAAGCTTCTGTTTTTCGCGATCTGACGGTCGAAGAAAATGTACTGGCCGTTCTGGAAATGAGCGACATACCGAAAAATCAGCGAAAAGAGAAAGTCGAGGAACTGCTCAATGAGTTTAGCTTGACTCACGTGCGTAAAAACAAAGGCAAGGTGCTATCGGGTGGAGAGCGCCGACGTACGGAAATCGCCCGTGCGCTGGCCGTTGATCCTAAGTTTATCTTGCTGGATGAGCCATTTGCGGGCGTTGACCCCATTGCGGTCGAAGACATTCAGAGCATTGTCGCGAAACTAAAGCACCGCAACATCGGCATCCTGATCACCGACCACAACGTAAACGAAACCCTCTCCATCACCGACCGCGCTTACTTGCTGTTCGAAGGTAAAATTTTGAAGCAAGGTTCTGCCGAAGATCTAGCCAATGACGAACAGGTTCGCCGGCTTTACCTGGGTCAGCATTTTGAGCTGAAACGTAAAATTTAA
- a CDS encoding tetratricopeptide repeat protein: MLSVKGFCVLVVGFFLFPFGVYAQDFVWTPGLERAYEDLQKLKVQSARQALVKESSRNGVRIFLDDYADMLTLVTSDDEQVFADRSDREDERIDALKTLDDKSPWQRVLQAEVRLHWAFAKLKFGKEVSASWDVIRAYKLLTTNQKKFPDFLPTYKSLGTLHIMVGSVPDNYSWVASLLGLRGTIQQGQQELQRAQQDARFGLETQLIDLMVRAYVLKFSDADGRALQRLVKDNPDNGLLHFFGATIEQKNGHSEQALSFLAKRPTGPTYLAMPIVDNILGDIYLQKGQYGSASSHFQQFLNAYKGRNFVKDSYYKLFLCHWLGNDRSGQNEDKAKAFLQKVTTVGRTTVEADKAAQKFAEAYLKQGASPNQKALMRARLASDGGFTDSALAYLRTYNEAKFASLAEKAEYNYRMGRIYQRRNDADAAVPYLTRSLMLSESGEGRQQLSFGATAALQLGYIYQQKNDRSRALSFFQKALSFKHHEYKNSVDNKARAALSQL; encoded by the coding sequence ATGTTGTCTGTCAAAGGCTTTTGCGTATTGGTTGTTGGGTTCTTTCTTTTTCCATTTGGCGTCTATGCACAGGATTTTGTCTGGACTCCGGGATTAGAACGGGCCTACGAGGATTTACAAAAGCTGAAAGTCCAATCGGCCCGGCAAGCGCTGGTGAAAGAAAGCAGTCGAAACGGTGTCCGTATTTTTCTGGATGATTACGCTGACATGCTCACGCTCGTTACTTCCGACGATGAACAGGTGTTTGCCGATAGGAGTGACCGGGAAGATGAGCGGATAGACGCTTTGAAGACGCTAGACGACAAGTCACCCTGGCAACGCGTATTGCAAGCTGAAGTCCGGCTTCACTGGGCGTTTGCAAAGTTGAAGTTCGGTAAAGAGGTCAGTGCTAGCTGGGACGTTATTCGGGCGTATAAGCTGTTGACTACTAACCAAAAAAAGTTTCCCGATTTTCTGCCCACTTACAAATCGCTGGGTACGCTCCACATCATGGTTGGATCGGTACCTGACAACTATAGCTGGGTCGCCAGTCTGCTAGGGCTTCGTGGTACGATTCAGCAAGGCCAGCAGGAGCTTCAGCGGGCGCAGCAAGATGCACGGTTTGGACTAGAAACTCAGTTAATCGATCTGATGGTCCGGGCGTACGTGCTGAAATTCTCGGATGCTGATGGCAGGGCGTTGCAGCGGCTGGTCAAAGACAACCCCGATAATGGGTTGCTTCACTTTTTTGGCGCAACCATCGAGCAAAAAAACGGGCATAGCGAACAGGCGTTGTCGTTTTTGGCAAAGCGTCCTACGGGTCCCACTTATCTGGCTATGCCAATCGTCGATAATATTCTGGGCGACATCTATCTGCAAAAAGGCCAGTATGGCAGTGCATCCAGTCATTTTCAGCAGTTTTTGAATGCCTACAAAGGTCGTAATTTTGTGAAGGATTCGTATTACAAATTGTTTCTATGCCATTGGTTAGGCAACGACCGGAGCGGGCAAAACGAAGATAAAGCGAAGGCGTTTTTACAGAAAGTAACAACCGTTGGCCGAACGACCGTAGAAGCGGACAAAGCAGCCCAGAAATTTGCCGAAGCCTATTTAAAACAAGGCGCATCACCGAACCAGAAAGCCCTGATGCGGGCTCGGTTAGCCTCCGATGGTGGATTTACGGACAGCGCATTGGCGTATCTACGAACCTATAACGAAGCAAAATTCGCGTCGTTGGCTGAAAAAGCAGAATATAACTACCGGATGGGGCGTATCTATCAGCGCCGAAACGATGCAGACGCGGCTGTACCGTATTTAACTCGGTCGCTGATGCTGAGCGAATCCGGCGAGGGGAGGCAGCAGTTGTCGTTTGGTGCGACGGCGGCACTTCAACTGGGTTATATCTATCAGCAAAAAAACGACCGGTCTCGTGCACTGTCATTTTTCCAGAAAGCGCTCAGTTTCAAGCATCACGAGTATAAAAATAGCGTTGACAACAAAGCAAGAGCGGCACTGAGCCAGTTGTAG
- a CDS encoding DUF2157 domain-containing protein, translated as MSPTDVLNALDKLTILPAEQKAQLTDYEQKKPFSLHWELRSMLYIGILLLSSGLGLLVYDNFDQIGHGVLLGAMAIACLACFVFAWRYQPPWTTDQARNRSPFGDYALLMACLLFLTLEGYAQYQYSVFGTRYGLVTLLPALLFLPLAYRFDHRGVLGMALTALISWVGVTVRPLELYFKTNFFDRDTVFSAIGLAIVLIALAFGLERQRIKTHFTYTYLAIAGNLLMVALLGGVFNFEALRWGFVVGLAAACITLDQYARRNQSFMFLLMSTVYGYIGVTYLFFHYVTPRNWNDTLYYWYFILTGIALVAYLMSQVPKRTNA; from the coding sequence ATGTCCCCAACCGACGTTCTGAATGCCTTAGATAAACTAACTATTTTGCCCGCCGAGCAGAAGGCTCAACTCACTGACTACGAGCAAAAAAAGCCATTTTCCCTGCATTGGGAATTACGCTCGATGCTTTACATCGGGATTCTCCTGCTGAGTTCGGGGCTGGGTCTGCTTGTCTACGATAACTTTGATCAGATCGGACACGGTGTTTTGCTAGGAGCGATGGCAATCGCCTGCCTGGCCTGCTTTGTCTTTGCCTGGCGATACCAACCTCCGTGGACTACCGATCAGGCCCGAAACCGCTCCCCTTTCGGCGATTATGCGCTGCTGATGGCCTGTCTTTTGTTTCTGACGCTCGAAGGGTACGCCCAATATCAGTATTCCGTCTTCGGTACGCGCTACGGATTGGTAACGCTACTTCCTGCCCTGCTATTTCTGCCGCTGGCGTACCGGTTCGACCACCGGGGCGTACTGGGCATGGCCCTGACCGCGCTGATTTCGTGGGTCGGCGTTACGGTTCGCCCCTTGGAGTTGTATTTCAAAACCAATTTTTTTGATCGCGATACCGTTTTCTCAGCCATCGGACTAGCCATTGTGCTAATAGCCCTGGCCTTTGGCCTGGAGCGGCAACGTATCAAAACCCATTTCACCTACACTTACCTTGCCATTGCGGGCAACTTGCTTATGGTTGCTCTCTTAGGTGGTGTATTTAATTTCGAAGCCCTGCGTTGGGGGTTTGTTGTGGGTCTTGCAGCGGCCTGCATCACCCTCGATCAGTACGCCAGACGGAATCAATCGTTTATGTTCCTGCTGATGAGTACGGTTTACGGCTACATTGGCGTTACGTATCTCTTTTTCCATTACGTTACGCCCCGCAACTGGAACGATACTTTATACTATTGGTACTTTATTCTGACGGGCATTGCTTTGGTAGCGTACCTGATGAGCCAAGTTCCAAAACGTACGAATGCATGA
- a CDS encoding phosphoglycerate kinase — protein MKTVDSYNFAGKKALVRVDFNVPLDKQYNITDDTRIKATIPTVTKIVNDGGSAILMSHLGRPKGGPEEKYSLKHIIPALEKAFGRPVKFADDCIGQSAIDQAASLQPGEILLLENLRFYKEEEKGDVAFAEKLSKLGNVWVNDAFGTAHRAHASTAVMGQFFDDRVAGYVMQAELDNAKKILENAERPFTAIMGGAKISDKILIIEKLLDKVDNLIIGGGMTYTFTKAQGGQIGKSLLEADKQDLALELLKKAEEKGVKIYMPVDNVCADDFSNDANRQTVVTGQIPDGWEGLDIGPETIKLFTDVVLSSKTILWNGPMGVFEFPNFATGTNAIAEAVVKATEENGAFSLIGGGDSASAVNQAGYGDRVSYVSTGGGALLEYMEGKVLPGVAALD, from the coding sequence ATGAAAACCGTAGATTCTTATAACTTCGCAGGTAAGAAAGCCCTCGTTCGGGTTGACTTCAACGTTCCACTCGACAAGCAGTACAACATCACCGACGATACGCGCATTAAGGCGACCATTCCTACTGTCACAAAAATTGTGAACGACGGTGGTTCCGCGATCCTGATGTCGCACTTGGGTCGGCCAAAGGGTGGTCCCGAAGAAAAATATTCGCTTAAGCACATCATTCCAGCGCTGGAAAAGGCGTTTGGCCGTCCCGTCAAATTCGCCGATGATTGCATCGGACAATCAGCTATCGACCAGGCTGCCAGCCTGCAACCGGGTGAAATTCTGCTTCTGGAAAACCTGCGTTTTTACAAAGAAGAAGAAAAAGGCGATGTCGCTTTCGCCGAGAAACTATCGAAGTTAGGTAACGTGTGGGTTAACGACGCGTTCGGAACAGCGCACCGGGCCCACGCCAGCACAGCTGTTATGGGTCAGTTCTTCGACGACCGGGTTGCTGGTTATGTAATGCAGGCGGAGTTAGACAATGCGAAAAAGATTCTGGAAAACGCCGAGCGTCCGTTTACCGCAATTATGGGTGGTGCCAAAATCTCGGATAAAATCCTGATCATCGAAAAACTGCTCGACAAAGTTGACAACCTGATCATTGGCGGTGGTATGACGTATACCTTCACCAAAGCGCAGGGTGGTCAGATCGGTAAGTCGCTGCTCGAAGCGGACAAGCAGGATTTAGCCCTCGAACTGTTGAAGAAAGCGGAAGAGAAAGGCGTTAAGATTTATATGCCGGTGGATAACGTCTGCGCCGACGATTTCTCAAACGATGCTAACCGCCAAACAGTAGTCACGGGTCAGATTCCTGACGGTTGGGAAGGTCTGGACATTGGTCCCGAAACGATCAAACTGTTTACGGATGTGGTCCTTAGCTCGAAAACCATTCTCTGGAACGGCCCAATGGGTGTTTTCGAATTCCCGAATTTCGCCACTGGTACGAATGCCATTGCCGAAGCCGTTGTAAAAGCGACCGAAGAAAATGGTGCGTTCTCGCTCATCGGCGGTGGCGATTCAGCGTCTGCCGTTAATCAGGCGGGCTATGGCGACCGCGTAAGCTACGTTTCGACGGGTGGTGGTGCGCTACTCGAATACATGGAAGGCAAAGTTCTGCCGGGTGTCGCTGCGCTGGATTAG
- a CDS encoding Nif3-like dinuclear metal center hexameric protein, protein MPQIRQLTAYLEAFAPLSYQESYDNSGLIVGDPNAEIAGVLVTLDATEAVIDEAIAKGCNVVVAHHPIVFKGLKKINGKTYVERAVIKAIKNDVAIYAAHTNLDNVAGGVNFKIAERLKLQNVRILAPKSQVLSKLVTFVPVADTQPVLDALYAAGAGQIGDYSNCSFRVSGTGTYQPGENAQPVIGQVGEYHEEAENRIEVIMPTQQQGQLLTALRQAHPYEEVAYYLTALDNQNQEVGSGAIGDLPEALDSQTWLRYLKENMAVSLIRHTPFVDRPIRRIAVCGGVGSFLLPDAIRSGADVFVTADYKYHEFFDADGRITICDINHYESEVFTKELISQYLAKKFTTFAVILSETDTNPVRFFI, encoded by the coding sequence ATGCCTCAAATTCGTCAGTTAACTGCTTATCTGGAAGCCTTTGCTCCGCTGTCTTACCAAGAATCGTACGATAACTCCGGCCTGATTGTGGGCGATCCCAACGCCGAGATTGCAGGGGTTCTGGTCACACTCGATGCTACTGAAGCCGTTATCGACGAAGCGATTGCCAAAGGGTGTAACGTGGTCGTGGCCCATCACCCCATTGTGTTTAAGGGACTCAAAAAAATAAATGGCAAAACCTACGTGGAACGGGCTGTTATCAAAGCCATCAAAAACGACGTAGCGATTTACGCGGCTCATACAAACCTCGATAATGTGGCCGGTGGGGTCAATTTCAAGATTGCCGAGAGACTGAAATTACAGAACGTACGGATACTCGCTCCCAAATCGCAGGTGCTGAGCAAACTGGTTACGTTTGTGCCCGTCGCTGATACGCAACCCGTACTGGATGCGCTTTACGCGGCTGGGGCGGGGCAGATCGGCGACTACAGCAACTGTAGTTTTCGGGTGAGCGGTACGGGAACGTACCAACCGGGTGAGAACGCCCAACCCGTAATCGGTCAGGTAGGCGAGTACCACGAAGAAGCCGAAAACCGGATTGAGGTTATCATGCCAACGCAGCAGCAGGGGCAACTACTAACCGCTCTTCGGCAGGCGCACCCGTACGAAGAAGTCGCTTATTACCTAACGGCGTTGGATAATCAGAATCAGGAAGTTGGCTCCGGGGCCATTGGCGACCTACCTGAAGCGCTTGATAGTCAAACCTGGCTTCGGTATTTGAAAGAAAATATGGCCGTCAGTCTGATTCGCCACACGCCCTTTGTCGACCGCCCAATCCGGCGTATAGCGGTCTGTGGGGGCGTAGGGAGCTTTTTGCTGCCGGACGCGATCCGATCAGGAGCCGACGTTTTCGTAACTGCCGATTACAAGTATCACGAGTTTTTTGACGCCGATGGCCGAATCACGATCTGCGATATTAACCATTACGAAAGTGAAGTCTTTACAAAAGAGTTAATTAGCCAGTATTTGGCGAAAAAATTCACTACTTTTGCGGTAATTTTATCAGAAACGGACACCAATCCCGTCCGGTTCTTTATATAG
- the recO gene encoding DNA repair protein RecO, with amino-acid sequence MLQKTRGLALSYIRYRETSIIARVYTEEFGLQSYIVNSVRTAKSKNNKIALFQPLTLLDMVVYNKPDRDIHRLSEIKTSHPFQSLPFEVSKSTIAMFVTEMLNKVLKEEAGSPILFRFLVDSVLFLEEARTNYENFHLTFLLKLSFFLGFGPESAREFENQLRENAYAFLPDDEMETALNSMVRQPFGTPIRLARAARNELLDALVAYYQIHIDTIGEVKSLPVLRELLS; translated from the coding sequence ATGCTGCAAAAAACACGGGGCCTGGCCCTCAGTTATATCCGTTATCGCGAAACATCCATTATTGCCCGCGTCTACACCGAAGAGTTTGGCTTACAAAGCTACATTGTCAATAGCGTCCGAACGGCCAAGAGCAAAAACAATAAGATTGCGCTTTTCCAGCCGTTGACGCTGCTGGATATGGTTGTCTACAACAAACCGGATCGGGATATTCATCGACTGTCGGAAATCAAAACCAGCCATCCCTTCCAGAGCCTGCCTTTCGAAGTAAGCAAGTCAACGATTGCGATGTTCGTAACGGAAATGCTCAACAAGGTGCTGAAAGAAGAAGCGGGCAGCCCAATTCTGTTCCGGTTTCTGGTTGATTCGGTGCTGTTTCTGGAGGAAGCCCGTACGAATTACGAAAACTTCCATCTCACGTTTTTGCTCAAGTTATCGTTTTTTCTAGGCTTCGGACCGGAGAGCGCCCGCGAGTTTGAGAATCAGTTGCGCGAAAATGCCTACGCGTTTTTACCCGACGATGAAATGGAAACTGCGCTGAACAGCATGGTACGACAACCGTTTGGAACGCCCATTCGACTGGCGCGCGCGGCCCGGAATGAACTGCTCGATGCGCTGGTGGCCTATTACCAGATTCACATTGACACCATCGGTGAAGTAAAATCGTTGCCAGTTTTGCGGGAGCTGTTGAGCTAG